The following coding sequences lie in one Theileria equi strain WA gcontig_1105316255047 apicoplast, whole genome shotgun sequence genomic window:
- a CDS encoding 30S ribosomal protein S12, putative (encoded by transcript BEWA_050880A) has product MTINQILKNKRKKKRLKKKSALQNCPQKSGLCKKFFVVTPRKPNSALRKIAKINLSTGKTILAYVPGEKTIILENSKLLIRGGNTKDLPGLKYKVVLGALDARGSKRQNKRSKYGIKKPKPTLK; this is encoded by the coding sequence ATGACTATAAACCAAATACTAAAAAATAAAAGAAAAAAAAAACGCCTTAAAAAAAAATCCGCACTACAAAACTGCCCCCAAAAAAGCGGACTATGTAAAAAATTCTTTGTAGTAACTCCCAGAAAACCTAATTCTGCGTTACGAAAAATAGCCAAAATAAACCTATCAACAGGTAAAACCATACTGGCATATGTACCGGGAGAAAAAACAATAATACTAGAAAACAGCAAACTTCTAATAAGGGGAGGTAACACAAAAGACTTACCGGGACTTAAATATAAAGTTGTTCTTGGAGCTTTAGACGCTAGAGGATCTAAAAGACAAAATAAAAGATCAAAATACGGAATAAAAAAACCAAAACCAACTCTAAAATAA
- a CDS encoding hypothetical protein (encoded by transcript BEWA_050890A) encodes MIVDYYKTILTHTTSPTILKILNTLTTYLPLLSPPKIINNIKTPLSFCNKTAIDRTNKNTIITKLNRHITNPISTTTNTQPNLNQIILLIQKTSITLKTNRLTNFKVITGIGNGTKWVGIGQNKNKLLKTALLRSGDNAYKNIYNLKPVYNDYKNLKYKGSKFKIINKPTNIYNLNTYNNLTKLSGDKKIKLIPIKKGAKINTLKAILKFF; translated from the coding sequence ATGATCGTAGACTACTACAAAACCATACTAACACATACAACATCACCCACTATACTAAAAATACTAAACACGCTAACAACCTACTTACCCTTATTGTCGCCGCCCAAAATCATAAACAATATTAAAACCCCCCTATCTTTCTGTAATAAAACAGCTATAGACAGAACAAATAAAAACACCATAATAACAAAACTAAACAGACATATAACAAACCCCATAAGCACAACAACCAACACACAACCAAATTTAAACCAAATAATCCTACTGATACAAAAAACCTCAATAACACTCAAAACAAACCGCTTAACTAACTTTAAAGTTATAACAGGAATAGGAAACGGAACTAAATGGGTAGGAATAGGACAAAATAAAAACAAACTACTGAAAACAGCATTATTGAGGTCGGGAGATAACGCATATAAAAACATATACAACCTAAAGCCTGTATATAACGACTATAAAAACCTGAAATATAAGGGGAGCAAATTCAAAATCATAAACAAACCCACAAATATATATAACCTAAACACCTATAACAACCTTACAAAACTATCGGGAGACAAAAAAATAAAATTAATACCTATTAAAAAAGGAGCTAAAATAAACACATTAAAAGCTATTCTAAAATTTTTTTAG
- a CDS encoding hypothetical protein (encoded by transcript BEWA_050900A) — protein sequence MNIKTFTTVIPAFLKIFDKKSKKLTLQNLNITTTTLNNTQTHSTKIKIKNTHPAFKTFNNTINKEPTTQTTLTTTLKIVKIYHKSYILNNHKIVIKLGHFKTTVINLPKNNKQTTATITQNGHLINIHTNNYKNLTQLTAIIKNIEKPNIYTGRGIYHINENIKLKEHKTY from the coding sequence ATGAACATAAAAACATTTACCACAGTAATTCCTGCTTTTTTAAAAATTTTCGATAAAAAAAGTAAAAAATTAACTTTACAAAATCTAAACATCACAACAACCACACTAAACAACACACAAACCCACAGTACTAAAATTAAAATAAAAAACACACACCCAGCCTTTAAGACCTTCAACAACACTATCAACAAAGAACCTACAACACAAACAACACTAACAACAACTTTAAAAATAGTGAAAATATACCATAAAAGTTACATACTTAACAACCACAAAATTGTAATAAAGTTAGGACACTTCAAAACCACAGTCATCAACCTGCCAAAAAACAACAAACAAACAACAGCAACAATAACCCAAAACGGACATTTAATAAATATACATACAAACAACTACAAAAACTTAACCCAACTTACAGCAATAATAAAAAACATAGAAAAACCAAACATATATACAGGAAGGGGTATATATCATATAAACGAAAACATAAAACTAAAAGAGCACAAAACATACTAA
- a CDS encoding hypothetical protein (encoded by transcript BEWA_050910A): protein MLTEKNLLKKIVVYAHTRRKKKTNSKFLTDITTCLHTITRQHPTFITNHKHIILGVQSTIRGKNLINFIRKLKLYTFPKFYSNKFINQKICSLDKNYNLNLTIKNQTYFFEYLATSLVETYYTFNVKFIFRNKIPSEKKIFYLTQNLQLSL from the coding sequence ATGCTTACCGAAAAAAATTTACTTAAAAAAATAGTAGTATACGCACATACACGCAGAAAAAAAAAAACTAACTCTAAATTTTTAACCGATATAACTACTTGCCTACACACAATAACAAGACAACACCCAACCTTTATAACAAACCATAAACATATAATACTAGGAGTACAATCCACGATTAGAGGTAAAAATTTGATTAATTTTATACGAAAATTAAAATTATATACCTTTCCTAAATTCTACTCTAATAAATTCATAAACCAAAAAATATGTTCGTTAGATAAAAACTACAACTTAAACCTAACTATTAAAAATCAAACATATTTTTTCGAGTATCTTGCAACTTCCTTAGTAGAAACCTACTACACCTTTAATGTAAAATTTATTTTTAGAAATAAAATACCCTCTGAAAAAAAAATATTTTATCTAACCCAAAATTTACAACTCTCGCTATAA